Sequence from the Panicum virgatum strain AP13 chromosome 5N, P.virgatum_v5, whole genome shotgun sequence genome:
ATAATCCTATAAAAAAGTAAAGAAAAATTCATATTATATTTTTTGAGTAGATGTGATGCCTGCTACCACGTGGGGAAAGAAGGCATTGGTAAAGTGGCAAATTAGATTGATTGGCATAATCATGGGAGTAAATTGAACAAAATTAATTTAGGGACCTATCGTAGTTGATTTTAAAAATActcatatatattttatattGAGAGCTTTCTAAAATATCTCATGCACCATGAGATGCTATGCACCACCAAGTAATCATGGAATTCCTGTAAAATTGCCACTTCTTATGCACCTAAAAATGACGAATGTCTTTTCAGTATTTCAAAACCGTACTCAAAAGTCAAACCTGCCTTTTCGTTTAGAAAAAACTTCCTGATGAATTCCTAGACGTTTGCAATCTAAATGGCGAAGAGCCGCTGTTGGCTATCAAAAAATTCAAACGAAGAACCAGTAGCTCGTAGTGAGAGGAATGTATCGCTCAAAACAAGAAAGACCAAGGTGGGAGTCGTGACTCATGAGCCGTGCACGAAGAATCAAGTATCCATCTAATGCCAATTACAAAGTAAATAACTATGTAGCAATAATCTTGTTCCGTGTCAACTATGGAACACAAGAGCACCAACGAACACCAAAAATCGAAAGCGAAAACAAAAGTACAAGGTGCAAGAACTGAACGAAGTACATGGAGCTTGCATTCATCAGACCGTGGCGCCATGGACCCAGGTCGACCCGGGCCGATCGCTAGCCCCTGCACTGGGTGATGGCGGAGCAGCCGCGGGAGTAGGGGTTGGCGGCGCCGCTCGGCCGGCAGTTGTAGTAGGACGCGCCGCGGTACGAGCACGGCACGTTGCCGGCGCTCATCGCGGCGTAGCCGATGTAGCCGTTCCCGCCCAGCTCCCTCCTCGCCACCGCACCGTCGTCCACGCACTCACCCACTGTGCCCGTACCGgaggccatgccgccgccgtgggcggcggcggcgctccgctgCGGGGTGGCCGCCACGATGAGGAGCACGACAGCGACAACGACCgcgagcgccgcgccgctccgtaGCGGCATCGTGCGCTCCCGACCGGCTGCCGTCTGCCGGGTGTTGCACTCTCGCTGCTGCAGTAGAAATGTAGAATGCTCCCGTGCAGTCCTGCTTGTGTCCCGGCCGGGGTGCCGGTGGAAGCGTAGGAGCTGAAAGATCCGAGGACGAGTTGGTTTAAAATATTTGGAGTTTGAGAGGGGCATGTGGAAATTCGCAAACACTTAAACCCTTTTTATAAGCAAAGTAGCTCTAGATCTGATGAGGGTATGGACTAGCTAGTAGCTACCATACAAGTGTCAAGCATAAACAAAAACtgggtgtatatatatatatatatatatatatatatatatatatatatatatatatatatatatatatatatatatatgattcaAATTTAGGTGTTAGAATTGGGATCCTGATAAGTAAAAGACGTTCTTGCCTGATAGGATCGAATTGTATGGTTCTACCAGATTTTTAAGAACTCCATATGTTTTATATTAAATCTGAAGTTTTTAAAAGAATTTTCATATCTTACTTTTTTTAGAACTTATATTTAACTTAATTACTTTTGGAAAGTTGAGCGTATCTGCTCAATCCAAATTGACATGTAGgagtaagattttttttggtCCGGATTGAAATCATACATCTCGAGGGAGCTTATGAGATGAGGTCAACCTCAATAGTCGTGTTACATGAGTGTCATGAGTattaaatttgctgacatgacaGGAAAGATAGAAGAGGGAGCGTCATGTCTCCTCCAAGTCGGTTACCTAGTTCACGGTCTTAATAAATGTACGATGACACTCCCCACTTAAAGTTGGCTGAGGATCATGGTGAGTTAAGATTCataggaaacaaaaaaaaaagcatctaAGAACTAAGATGTATTCGTGACATGACAAGATCAGTGCACTTTTTTGTCTATACACAAGCAATAATAACGCTGCACGAGATTCATGCAAATGTGTCGGTGGTAACATGATATGCCAGATAAAAAAATTACTACATTGTTAGCCAGAATCCTTTGAAGTTCCATCCACCTCGCGGCATCGTGTTGACTTATTTGGCCGGGCCTCTTGGGAAGAAGCTTATAGGCTTATTATAGTTGACTTGGTAGCTGCAATCGTGCTTAGCTGCCCCGCGTTTAGCGGAATCCTTGGTACTTAACCAAGTGGTATCTCGCCATAGCTACCTGTTCCAAGCTTTCAGTTCCATATTCCCTTCCATTCACGCGCATCTGCAGCCAACAGCCCAACACAAACGTTTGCGAGGCCGAGCCCAGTAGCGCTGTCATTCCGGCCCACATCTTTTGCGTTAGCGTTGAAAGACATGGCCCAGTAGGACATTCTGTCATAGCCCAACCATTTGGACAACCCAAAAGCGCGCGGGGTTACAACAACGTGATGATAATGGACTTGGGCCCTTTTGCCGCAGAGGTGTTGGTGGGTTTCTTTCAGATTGTGGGTTTAAGCCCACTGGCCCACACCACGGGTGCTTCTGCAATCCCTATCCTGCTGCTGCATGGACCTGCAGCCAGCAGCTCGATCGAGCAAAGCTTTCGGCCAAGACGAACGCGGAACGCTCCAGGGGTCACAGCAAGCACTGTTCTTTTCCAGGGGTCACAACAAGCACTGGGCTCCAGCCCAGACCCCAAATTTACCCTCCAAAGCACACTACTGCTGTAGCGGCTACTATTTCTCAATCTGTTCCCCATTCTCTGATGTCTGGGCTGCGAAAAGTGCGCCCACGCAAAGAGTGTCGGTGCACGAACTGATCAGATTCCACGTGAAAGGAATCGCGCCTGTATGTAACACTAACAGGACAAGACCAGGACCACAACCACTTGTGTGTTGATCAGATTCCATCTGATCGACGAGCTAAGCAGAGACGAGGCTTGATGTCCCTTTTTCTTCCACATCTTGTGCTAGTACGTATCCCTGAATTGCTGTTACTAGTCGCCGTTTGCAAGCAGCCAGGAGGGATCAGGTTCGCCACCCCAATTAAGATGAAAGATTACAAGTAAGCATTGTATGCACGAACAGAACGAATCATTAGGACCTCTTGATGCGTACATGTCGCCTATTAATAATGCCAATTACAAAATATGGGGCAACAAGAAGCTTGCTCCCTGCCAAATCATCGATCCATCCCCCAAAACCCAGCTATAGAACAAGAAACGGAGAAGAGAAGAGCAAAGGGGTTTCGCCTTACAgacaagctgctgctgctgcaagaaCGGAGACGACGAGACCatgccgcccgccatggcccgGCCGCCGGATCGCTGGCTAGCCTCTGCAGCGGGTGATCTGGGAGCAGCCGCGGGAGTAGGGGTTGGCCGGCCCGCCCGGCCGGCAGTTGTAATAGGACGCGCCACGGTACGAGCACGGCACCTGCCCCCGGCTCATCGCCTCGTAGCTGATGTACCGGCTGCCCCAGAGCTCCctcctggccgcgccgccgccgcccgcgcactcCACCACCGTGCCCGCAGCGCACGCCCtgtcggcggccgccgcccagccttccggatccgccgccgtctGTCCGGCTGCTCGCGGCGCGACCACGGACACGGCCAGCAGAAgcaccgcggcgacggcgagcgcggcgcggcgcggcagcggcaTTGCTCGTACGCGCTCTCGCGGCGCGGTGGGGGGTATTGTTTTTTTCGCAGCGGGACCTCGCCAAACGGCTAATGAATGTGCAGCTAGCGGCCGGCGAGCGATCATGGACGAGGACGATCCCGATCCATGGCGACATGGCACGCCCGCCGCGCGGGCATTAATATTATACGGGCGCCATGCCCGCGGGCACATGACGCCGCCTGCTTCTGGCACGTCGGGGGCCGGGAGCACGTGCCGGCGCCCCCGTTCTTGCTTGGATGTATGCTCCGGTCCAGCCCTAGTTTCTGCGTGTCTCGTCGTCAGCTCATCAGATCTGCGAGCTGCTGGACGCAGCGGCGTTTCAGACTCGGCTTTCCTTTGCTCCCCCTGACATCTGCATATGCAGCTGCCTGGCTAGATTCGGTTATTCAAATGGGGCATGCCCGGCTGGCCGTTGCCCATCTCAGCttaaaatcttgcattgcactGGCAGGTAGCAACAGCTCATGTTCATCGATGCAGATAAGAAAAAGTCAAAGATCCCTTGTTTTGATATTCTAAGACATGCATA
This genomic interval carries:
- the LOC120672422 gene encoding rapid alkalinization factor-like, with the translated sequence MPLRSGAALAVVVAVVLLIVAATPQRSAAAAHGGGMASGTGTVGECVDDGAVARRELGGNGYIGYAAMSAGNVPCSYRGASYYNCRPSGAANPYSRGCSAITQCRG
- the LOC120675494 gene encoding protein RALF-like 22, producing MCPRAWRPYNINARAAGVPCRHGSGSSSSMIARRPLAAHSLAVWRGPAAKKTIPPTAPRERVRAMPLPRRAALAVAAVLLLAVSVVAPRAAGQTAADPEGWAAAADRACAAGTVVECAGGGGAARRELWGSRYISYEAMSRGQVPCSYRGASYYNCRPGGPANPYSRGCSQITRCRG